TACTGCGTAATCGACTTCCGAGGTTCTAAACAGCTGACCGAAAGCTTAGACTTCCGGTTTAATCAGCTTCCCAGTGAAGCGGCTTTACCACTTCCGTCTTTCTCGATGATGATGCGAACCAGCTTACATGGATCGGCATCCTCCAGCATGTGGACCACACTCCTCATGGTCGGCCTCTGAGCTGGCAGGGCCGCCGTGCAGAGGATCGCAATCCTTAGCACCTTCACGGCATCATCCCTCATGGTCTCCGGGATCCTCGAGTCCACGAGGCCCAGTATGGTCTCCCGAGTCTTGAGCTGACTAGACACCCAGTTCACGATGTCGTCCTTCTCCCCGAATTCGGGCTCTATGGGTTGCTTGCCCGTCACCAGTTCCATCAGGACCACCCCGAAACTGTACACGTCGCTCTTCTCGTTCACTTTGTACGAGTACCCGTATTCTGCAAATCAAGAGTACCGCGATCAGATCAATATTCTATAAGATAATTAAGCCCGAATATAATATGTTACACAAACAATTAATCAATCACTTACCAGGAGCAATATATCCATGGGTCCCGGCAATAAGTTTGGTCGAGTCCTTCGTGCTATCAGTCTGAACGATCTTGGCTAGCCCGAAGTCAGCAATTCTGGGCTTCAAGAACTCATCCAGTAATATGTTACTAGACTTGACGTCCCGGTGGATCACGGGCCTCTCATACCCGTGGTGGAGGTACTCGAGTCCCTTGGCGGCCCCGAGCGCGACCTCATACCTTGCATGCCAATCGAGCTCTGTCTTCCCGCCTGTGTGGAGTTTGTCCCACAGGCTCCCATTGGGCAGGTACTCGTATACCAGCAGGCTCGAGTCGTCGCTCGTGATGCTGCAATAGAGCTTGACAACATTCACGTGCCGGATTGAGCTGAGAGTCTGCACCTCGGACTCAAACTCCTTCGACTTGTTGGCCCGACCGAGCATTGGTGCAGTCGTGCCCCGACCCTTTCTTGGCCTGCCAGAGCCCGGGCCCGCATTCCATATGTGTTTCACGGCTAGCTCCTTGCCATTTACTAATACTACCTTATAAACATTTCCTGAAGCACCCTTGCCAATGAGATTCTCCTGCTTGATGGAATCAAGAATCTCATCCTCAGTAAAGCTCAGTACCCTGAATGATTTCACGTCCCACGATTCATCTTTCAATGAGTAATCTTCGTGCTTTTCGTCTCTCCTGTGCTTGTAGAGGAAGATTCCGAGCAACATCAGCAAGAAGACAATCCCGACTATTAAGCAGACTACGAGAGTTTGAATATCTTTAGGCATTCGGGTACTCGAAGGGCATCGACTGAATGAACTGATGGCCGCGCTGCAGAGCCCTGGGTTACCGGAGAAGCTTCCATTATATGCTTCGATTGATAGAGACTGTGGGATTTGACCCGTCAACCTGTTGTTGGACAGGTCAAGTAGGCTGAGCCTGAGAGAAGACAGAGTCGATGGAATTCGACCCGAGAGCTTGTTGTCGGACAAGTTCAGGGAGTTCATCACTGGCAATGATCCCAACGATAGTGGAATTTTGCCATTGAGTAAATTCTGGGCCATGTTCACTTCGCTGAGGGACCCGCAAGAGCCCAGTGACTCCGGTATAGAGCCGGAGAACTGATTGTTCTCCAAGTGAAGAGATCCCAGGTTCTTCAGTTCACCAATTGTCGAAGGGATGTCACCAGAGAATTGGTTGTTACTCAAGTCGATTGTAACCAAAGAACCCGCCTTTGAGATCTCCTTGGGCAGCTGGCCGGAGAACCGGTTGTTCGATATGAATAACTGCCCGAGAGATCTCGCATTTTCTATGTCTGCTGTGACAGGGCCCTCGAGCTGATTCATCGTGACATCGATGATGTTCAGGGCAGGTAATCCCCAGATGCCCGGAGGAACACTGCCCGAGAGAGAATTGTTGCTGACCCGGAACCGAGTGAGGGTCGGACAGTTCCCGTAAGTCTCCGGAATCTCCCCCGTGAACTTGTTCTGGAGCATG
Above is a window of Punica granatum isolate Tunisia-2019 chromosome 7, ASM765513v2, whole genome shotgun sequence DNA encoding:
- the LOC116213802 gene encoding receptor-like protein kinase 7 — encoded protein: MNFLRRKSPTRQLLPSIPPTAMSAEDSCRRNRAPLPLLLCLLCLFLPFSSADELAILLNLTATLQSPDSSVFASWAPDKPLCSFAGVTCNSNGSVHELNLSSKQLSGELPLDSICELKLLEKLAFGFNSLHGTLSGGLNNCARLRYLDLGNNRFTGPFPDISSLVELRYLYLNSSGFSGSFPWNSLKGMTNLISLSIGDNPFDSSPFPEQILGLRELNWLYMSNCSIGGEIPPAIGGLTKLIDLELSDNNITGRLPREIGNLINLWQLELYNNSLTGKLPVGLRNLTKLQNFDASMNYLEGDLSELRFLNNLVSLQLFMNGFSGEVPTEFGEFRKLVNLSLYTNKLTGPLPAKLGSWAKFDFIDVSDNLLTGPIPPDMCEQGTMTELLMLQNKFTGEIPETYGNCPTLTRFRVSNNSLSGSVPPGIWGLPALNIIDVTMNQLEGPVTADIENARSLGQLFISNNRFSGQLPKEISKAGSLVTIDLSNNQFSGDIPSTIGELKNLGSLHLENNQFSGSIPESLGSCGSLSEVNMAQNLLNGKIPLSLGSLPVMNSLNLSDNKLSGRIPSTLSSLRLSLLDLSNNRLTGQIPQSLSIEAYNGSFSGNPGLCSAAISSFSRCPSSTRMPKDIQTLVVCLIVGIVFLLMLLGIFLYKHRRDEKHEDYSLKDESWDVKSFRVLSFTEDEILDSIKQENLIGKGASGNVYKVVLVNGKELAVKHIWNAGPGSGRPRKGRGTTAPMLGRANKSKEFESEVQTLSSIRHVNVVKLYCSITSDDSSLLVYEYLPNGSLWDKLHTGGKTELDWHARYEVALGAAKGLEYLHHGYERPVIHRDVKSSNILLDEFLKPRIADFGLAKIVQTDSTKDSTKLIAGTHGYIAPEYGYSYKVNEKSDVYSFGVVLMELVTGKQPIEPEFGEKDDIVNWVSSQLKTRETILGLVDSRIPETMRDDAVKVLRIAILCTAALPAQRPTMRSVVHMLEDADPCKLVRIIIEKDGSGKAASLGS